The following proteins are encoded in a genomic region of Arthrobacter jiangjiafuii:
- a CDS encoding alpha/beta fold hydrolase, whose amino-acid sequence MELHTHTVEGTDPRLFAEVFTPEGGSANLRPVLLLHGFASSSQLNWRDSGWVDALTAAGRTVLTVDLPGHGRSAAPADLDAYRPSWIRADLLQLLMDAAVRPLADADPTAGVDIVGYSLGSRLAWEFGATQPELVHRMVLGGPGSGDPLADFDLPAARASLADGAEIADGTTAELLRMARLAPGNDLAALLSMVEAVKGEPFVPADAVPSMPLLLVAGDQDRLAATAPELAGLSGQAELLLLPGRTHANAVTSRAFKDAAIRFLA is encoded by the coding sequence ATGGAACTGCACACCCACACCGTCGAGGGCACCGACCCGCGCCTGTTTGCCGAGGTCTTCACACCCGAGGGCGGCTCAGCCAACTTACGGCCGGTCCTCCTCCTGCACGGCTTTGCATCATCCTCGCAGCTGAACTGGCGCGATTCGGGCTGGGTCGACGCCTTGACTGCCGCCGGCCGTACCGTGCTTACCGTCGATCTTCCCGGGCACGGTCGCAGCGCTGCCCCCGCTGACCTCGACGCTTACCGGCCGAGCTGGATCCGGGCGGACCTGCTGCAGCTGCTGATGGATGCGGCCGTCCGTCCGCTGGCCGACGCCGACCCGACTGCCGGAGTGGACATTGTTGGCTACTCGCTGGGTTCCAGGCTGGCGTGGGAGTTCGGCGCCACGCAGCCGGAGCTGGTGCACCGCATGGTGCTCGGCGGCCCCGGCAGCGGAGACCCGCTGGCGGACTTCGACCTGCCTGCGGCGCGGGCCAGCCTGGCCGACGGCGCTGAAATTGCCGACGGGACCACCGCCGAGCTGCTGCGGATGGCACGGCTGGCGCCGGGCAACGACCTGGCAGCCCTGCTGAGCATGGTCGAGGCCGTCAAGGGCGAACCTTTTGTTCCCGCCGATGCGGTTCCGTCGATGCCCCTGCTCCTGGTGGCCGGAGACCAGGACCGGCTGGCGGCAACCGCGCCGGAGCTTGCCGGCTTGTCCGGTCAGGCCGAGCTGCTGCTGCTCCCGGGGCGCACCCACGCCAATGCCGTGACCTCCCGGGCCTTCAAGGACGCGGCCATCCGGTTCCTGGCCTAG
- a CDS encoding serine/threonine-protein kinase yields the protein MDVLLGRRYRTVELIGSGGAASVYRAVDENLGREVAVKMFRPSVNEDDENRRQQTETLLLATLNHPGLVTLLDAGSHEEEDGRTASFLVMELVDGPDLRRTLESGPLTPAGTASLGADLADALNYVHSNGVIHRDVKPANILLYPQAENDTRLYPKLTDFGIARMTEATQATAHGATIGTANYLSPEQALGGAVEPRTDIYSLGLVLLECITGVKAFPGPIVESAVARLVRDPEIPAELGTDWVELLRAMTARTVEARPEAHDAAAALRALAVEPEVLQQFVEQAEAGPDDAITGGVTTGNVFIPLPPAHAPSLG from the coding sequence GTGGATGTACTCCTGGGGCGGCGATACCGGACCGTTGAACTCATCGGCTCCGGCGGCGCGGCATCGGTCTACCGTGCGGTGGATGAGAACCTTGGCCGCGAGGTGGCCGTCAAGATGTTCCGCCCCAGTGTGAACGAGGATGACGAGAACCGCCGCCAGCAAACCGAGACCCTCCTGCTGGCCACCCTGAACCATCCCGGGCTGGTGACCCTGCTGGATGCCGGCAGCCATGAGGAAGAGGACGGGCGGACGGCTTCGTTCCTGGTGATGGAACTGGTGGACGGCCCTGATCTGCGCCGCACACTGGAGTCCGGCCCGCTGACTCCGGCCGGCACCGCCTCGCTCGGTGCAGACCTGGCAGATGCCCTGAACTATGTGCACTCCAACGGCGTGATCCACCGCGACGTCAAGCCGGCGAACATCCTGCTCTATCCGCAGGCAGAGAACGACACCCGGCTTTATCCAAAGCTGACCGACTTCGGGATTGCCCGGATGACTGAGGCAACCCAGGCAACGGCCCATGGTGCCACAATTGGCACTGCGAACTACCTGAGCCCGGAACAGGCGCTGGGTGGCGCCGTCGAACCGCGCACCGACATCTATTCACTCGGCCTGGTACTGCTGGAGTGCATCACCGGAGTGAAGGCCTTCCCCGGCCCGATCGTGGAATCCGCCGTCGCACGCCTGGTCCGCGATCCGGAGATTCCGGCGGAACTGGGCACCGACTGGGTGGAGCTGCTTCGCGCCATGACCGCCAGGACGGTTGAAGCCCGCCCGGAAGCGCACGACGCCGCTGCCGCCCTGCGTGCGCTGGCCGTCGAACCGGAAGTCCTGCAGCAGTTTGTTGAGCAGGCCGAAGCCGGTCCCGACGACGCCATCACCGGGGGCGTCACCACCGGCAATGTGTTCATTCCGCTGCCGCCGGCGCATGCTCCCAGCCTCGGCTGA
- a CDS encoding MFS transporter gives MSNLSPATPAAPLSASAASPLPATPPPAPQEPSPEPTSGRYARIFALAGRGFIPVAFLARLPLAMLTVGALTLVTSVTGSYATGGLAAGAVGIGSAIGAPVLGFVADRIGQRPVLLAAAVVNPLATALVLFMAYLLPDADSALGVLVAAFVMGATCPQVGPLARVRWMAMTSRRAESKTVGARDLDTAMSYESTADELSFVLGPALVGLLAAVVAPWLPLAIAAALTLSMVAAFAVHPTVRAVVPARRTQAPTPAGQETSDTAPKEKAPRADWLLIALPVLGMVSMGTFFGGTQTSLTAFGGVFNVSTAAGLLYAVMGISSAAAALSVAFWPERFGPATRWVASAAAMTAFSLLLLLPADIPTMLVALFVLGIPVGPTMVSIFGIGAVVAPRQLMSTVMTMLASGLVAGTALGASLAGGLADSHGHQAAFLVSVGAAATLLLLSLCTQWAVKARRRV, from the coding sequence ATGAGCAACCTTTCCCCGGCAACCCCGGCGGCGCCTCTGTCCGCGTCCGCTGCATCCCCGCTTCCTGCCACCCCGCCACCGGCGCCGCAGGAGCCATCCCCTGAACCGACGTCCGGCCGTTACGCACGGATCTTTGCGCTCGCCGGCCGGGGGTTCATTCCCGTAGCCTTCCTGGCCCGCCTGCCATTGGCCATGCTGACCGTCGGAGCCCTCACCCTGGTCACCAGCGTCACAGGTTCCTATGCCACCGGAGGCCTGGCCGCCGGCGCCGTCGGCATCGGCTCGGCCATCGGAGCTCCGGTGCTGGGCTTCGTGGCGGACCGCATCGGCCAGCGGCCGGTATTGCTGGCCGCCGCCGTCGTCAATCCGCTGGCAACAGCCCTGGTCCTCTTTATGGCCTATCTGCTGCCGGACGCCGATTCTGCGCTGGGTGTCCTCGTTGCCGCCTTCGTCATGGGAGCCACCTGTCCCCAGGTGGGTCCGCTGGCGCGTGTGCGGTGGATGGCCATGACTTCCCGCCGGGCGGAATCCAAGACGGTCGGAGCCCGGGATTTGGATACCGCGATGTCCTACGAAAGCACCGCCGATGAACTGAGCTTTGTGCTCGGTCCGGCACTGGTCGGGCTGTTGGCGGCCGTCGTCGCCCCGTGGCTGCCGCTTGCCATTGCCGCAGCGCTGACGCTCAGCATGGTCGCCGCCTTCGCCGTGCATCCCACCGTCCGGGCTGTCGTCCCGGCGCGCCGTACCCAGGCGCCCACACCGGCCGGACAGGAAACCTCCGATACCGCACCGAAGGAAAAGGCGCCGCGCGCCGATTGGCTGCTGATCGCGCTGCCCGTGCTGGGCATGGTGTCCATGGGTACGTTCTTCGGTGGCACCCAGACCAGCCTGACCGCGTTCGGTGGGGTCTTCAATGTTTCCACCGCAGCCGGCCTGCTGTATGCGGTCATGGGCATCAGCTCGGCGGCTGCGGCCCTGTCCGTAGCCTTCTGGCCCGAGCGCTTCGGCCCGGCCACCCGCTGGGTGGCGTCCGCAGCGGCGATGACGGCGTTCTCGCTGCTGCTGCTGTTGCCGGCGGATATTCCGACCATGCTGGTCGCGCTCTTTGTCCTCGGCATCCCCGTGGGGCCGACAATGGTGAGCATCTTTGGTATCGGCGCCGTCGTTGCGCCGCGGCAGCTGATGAGTACGGTGATGACCATGCTGGCCTCGGGGCTGGTGGCCGGAACCGCACTGGGCGCATCCCTTGCCGGCGGGCTGGCAGACAGCCATGGCCACCAGGCCGCCTTCCTGGTCAGCGTCGGTGCCGCGGCCACGCTGCTGCTGCTGAGCCTGTGCACGCAGTGGGCCGTCAAGGCCCGCCGCCGGGTATAG